The Lolium rigidum isolate FL_2022 unplaced genomic scaffold, APGP_CSIRO_Lrig_0.1 contig_45780_1, whole genome shotgun sequence region GAAAGCATTTCAAATGGAGTTTGAAAAGGAGCTGCAGCAGCTGGAGAGAAAGCTTGATTCGTTCTTGGATGATAAGAAAATGATGTTGATAATGAATGATAAACAACTCTCAGTGGCCAAAAGAGCAGACCTGGCATATAACTCGAAATTTCAGCACTGGGAGGAAGAGTTGACTCCTCCACTCAAAAAGACTTCTTTTGCAGTAGTGGGTGGCAGTCAAGATGTTGATCTGCTACCCATTACCTGTTCGGTATGCGCTTTGGCACTCTAAAATGATACTTCCTGTGATGTTGTTACTTATTGAGTCTGCTTTCATGCGATCGTGTGCAGGTATGTGGTCATGCGGTGCCTCTTCTGGAGCCTGCAAGGCCAATTGAAGAGTTTGAGGCACCTGGGACTAAGGCGTTGGTGATCGAGGAGCCTGGAGCGACTTCGACTCACTAAGGAGTTTGGGTTGCTGTCACCATTGTCGTTTGAGGAGGCTCAAACACATGTCAGAGGTGTAGTAAAGTCACCGACGCCAGTTGATAAATTGGGTGCCATGGTGCCTTGAGCCTGAGACGCCCGAGACTCAGGAAGTAGGCTGTATGGTCACCCTGGGAATTATATTTCTTTCCGTTGTTTGAAATTCAGTTACTGTTTGACATTGTATATTATTTTCACCTCCCACAGTTGAGAAATGTTAGTATGCAAGATGATGTTATATtcagcagtttttttttttggaatatctGTACTACTAGGAGTCTTGTTTTCTGTTAAATAAGCGGTCTCCCCCGATTTTCCTCTTGCAGAGTTCAATTTCAAAGAAAATAAAACTGGAAAGTAAAGCTTATTACAGGCAACAAGCAGTTTTATCGACTGCCACAAGATGAAAGCTACCTACTTATCCTAGCTGGAAAAGCATGGGTGTTGGTAACTACATCCATAGAGAAACAACTACATCCATAGAGAAACAGGTGCTTGTTTTTAGCAGAGGGCTGGTGTTCGACAGGATTCTATACGTGGCAAAATATACATTCATGCATACATGTAGAATTAAAGTGGCGTACAAATGCAAGTTATGCTCCGATTTTTACATGAAGCCAGCAATTCAATCGACCCATCCAACATGCATGTTCAACTGGAAACATACACGGCACGATTTCCCCCCCTCCCTACCTCTCAAGCCTCCACACTAGCCTTGTTCTTCCCCCTCCTTTGACCGGGCCGACTCCGCCGTAATAGCTGGCTGGAGTAGGTTttctagttgtttgtggttgtttGCCACCGTGTGGGCAGATGTCCCGTAGAGGAGGCGGTGGCCTGGATCCTCGCCGCCGGATCCCGGCCAGGCTAGGGTTGTTGCTGGCGCTATCTCTGCTCCGGTGGTAGGAGGGAGGTGCGGCGGGAAGCGACGCCGTCTTCTTCAATAAATCTGCAGCGGCAGGTTCTTCTCCATCCCTCGTCAGCAGTGAAGATGAAGCTCTCCAGGCCGACCGTGGAGGCGAGGTGGGGATTCTTCTTGGAGCTGCAAGGTATGCTACTGTTTCtctcctggccggccttggtggcgaggaggagcaggagcgtgGCGTGCTGATTTTGGATCGAGATGGAGGATACTGTCCTCTCCGTCGATGCGCCGTGCGGTTGGTGGTTGCTAGCCTGCAACTTCTCCTTCCTTGCCATGGTAGCCAGAAGAGGAGCGGCGGCGATGCACTGGCGGCCCTTGCTCGTTGACTTCTGCCTGCAGGGTGCTACGGAGCTTCTGGACAAGA contains the following coding sequences:
- the LOC124681517 gene encoding uncharacterized protein LOC124681517 yields the protein MMSALRRICCTGGRFFVGGSKLRSDGRGSTLLVRRHSTGSPVINYMEEANKWAKSSGGKKVVTSLFLTFGATIFVDWYVSSVKSHAKKYVDEMVTQQDESTKAFQMEFEKELQQLERKLDSFLDDKKMMLIMNDKQLSVAKRADLAYNSKFQHWEEELTPPLKKTSFAVVGGSQDVDLLPITCSVCGHAVPLLEPARPIEEFEAPGTKALVIEEPGATSTH